AGGGGGCACGGCGCCCGGAGGCAACCGCGACCACGTCACCATCCTGAGCGCCGACGGCAATCCGCGCAGCGGCAAGCGGGGCAGCGACGTCGGACGGGGCGAGACCGTCCACGTCAACCGCAGCACCGGGAGCAAGATGGTTGCCGCCCTCGGGGTGTTGACCTCGGTGTCGGCGCTGGTGATCTCCGTGGTGGCGCTCACCACGCAGTAAGCTTGCTGGAGCCCTTGGGAGGGACGGCGATCAAAGCACTCATCCTGAGCGGCGGCAAGGGCACGCGCCTGCGCCCGATCACTCACACGAGCGCCAAGCAGCTGGTGCCGGTGGCGAACCGGCCCATCCTCTTCTATGGGCTCGACGCCATGCGCGAAGCGGGCATCACCGAGGTCGGCATCGTCGTCGGTGACACGCACCAGGAAATCGAGGGCGCCGTCGGCGACGGCTCGGCCTTCGGCTTGCGGGTGCAGTACATCCAGCAGGAGGCGCCCCTCGGCCTGGCCCATGCCGTCAAGATCGCGCAGCCGTACTTGCAAGACTCTCCCTTCGTCATGTACCTCGGCGACAATCTGGTGCGCGACGGGATCCGCGACTTCGTGCGCGAATTCCAGGAGCAGCGCTGCGACGCCCAGATCCTCCTCGCTCACGTGGGCAACCCGAGCGCCTTCGGCGTCGCCGAACTGGACGCGCGCGGGCAGGTGCTGCGGCTGGAGGAGAAGCCGCAGAAGCCGAAGAGCGACCTGGCCCTCGTCGGCGTCTACATGTTCAACGCCACCGTCTTCGCGGCGGTGCACGCCATCCGCCCCAGCGCCCGTGGCGAGCTGGAGATCACCGATGCCATCCAGCACCTGGTCGATCACGGGCGCAGCGTGCGCGCCCACGTCATACAGGGTTGGTGGAAGGACACGGGGAAGCTGGAGGATCTGCTCGAGGCCAATCGTCTGGTGCTCACGGGTCTGCAGCGCCGGGTGGAAGGCAAGGTGGATGGAGCCTCCACGGTCGAGGGGCACGTGGTCATCGAGGCGGGAGCGCAGGTGGAAGCGAGCGTGCTGCGCGGGCCCTTGATCCTCGGTGCCGGCACGGTGGTGCGCAAGAGCTACATCGG
The nucleotide sequence above comes from Candidatus Krumholzibacteriia bacterium. Encoded proteins:
- a CDS encoding glucose-1-phosphate thymidylyltransferase; this translates as MKALILSGGKGTRLRPITHTSAKQLVPVANRPILFYGLDAMREAGITEVGIVVGDTHQEIEGAVGDGSAFGLRVQYIQQEAPLGLAHAVKIAQPYLQDSPFVMYLGDNLVRDGIRDFVREFQEQRCDAQILLAHVGNPSAFGVAELDARGQVLRLEEKPQKPKSDLALVGVYMFNATVFAAVHAIRPSARGELEITDAIQHLVDHGRSVRAHVIQGWWKDTGKLEDLLEANRLVLTGLQRRVEGKVDGASTVEGHVVIEAGAQVEASVLRGPLILGAGTVVRKSYIGPFTSIAGSCLIEDSEIEHSIVLEAAQIVGIGARIESSLVGRNVRLLRGAVRPKAYKFMVGDNSEIQLA